The genomic DNA ggagggggggggctatggggtgggatgggggatcTAtagggcaggagggggggggctatggggtgggatagggggacaatggggtgggatggagggacCATAGGGATCCCAGCAGCCAATCAGAAGGCCCCTTGTTCCCCAGCCGGCCGCACGACCACCAATGAGGAGCTGGAGGACATGCTGGAGAGCGGCAAGCTGGCTATCTTCACCGATGACGTAGGTtggggggcgctatggggctgccccatagatgtgggtccctatggggctgccccatagatgtgggtccctatggggctgccccatggatgtgggtccctatggggctgccccatagatgtgggtccctatggggctgccccacggatgtgggtccctatgggtctgccccatggatgtgggtccctatggggctgccccatggatgtgggtccctatgggtctgccccatggatgtgggtcgctatggggctgccccatagatgtgggtcgctatgggtctgccccatggatgtgggtccctatggggctgccccatagatgtgggtccctatggggctgccccatggatgtgggtccctatggggctgccccatagatgtgggtccctatggggctgccccatagatgtgggtccctatggggctgccccatagatgtgggtccctaaggggctgccccatagatgtgggtccctatgggtctgccccagagatgtgggtccctatgggtctgccccatagatgtgggtccctatgggtctgccccatggatggggtccctatggggctgccccatggatgtgggtccctatggggctgccccatagatgtgggtccctatggggctgccccatagatgtgggtccctatggggctgccccatagatgtgggtccctatgggtctgccccatggatgtgggtccctatggggctgccccatggatgtgggtccctatgggtctgccccatagatgtgggtccctatggggctgccccatggatgtgggtccctatggggctgccccatagatgtgggtccctatggggctgccccatagatgtgggtccctatgggtctgccccatggatgtgggtccctatggggctgccccatggatgtgggtccctatggggctgccccatagatgtgggtccctatgggtctgccccatggatgtgggtccctatgggtctgccccatggatgtgggtccctatgggtctgccccatagatgtgggtccctatggggctgccccatagatgtgggtccctatgggtctgccccatggatgtgggtccctatggggctgccccatagatgtgggtccctatggggctgcctcATGGATGTGGGTcgctatgggtctgccccatagatgtgggtccctatggggctgccccacagatgtgggtccctatgggtctgccccatagatgtgggtccctatggggctgccccatagatgtgggtcccCACAGATCAAGATGGACTCTCAGATGACCAAACAGGCCCTGAATGAGATCGAGACTCGGCACAATGAGATCATCAAACTGGAGAGCAGCATCCGGGAGCTGCACGACATGTTCGTGGACATGGCAATGCTGGTGGAGAgccaggtgtggggcagctatggggcagctatggggcagctatggggcagctgtggggcagctatggggcagcaatggggcagctatggggcagctgtggggcagcaatggggcagctgtggggcagctatggggcagctatggggcaggtgtggggcagctgtggggcagctatggggcagcaatggggcaggtgtggggcagcagtggggcagctgtggggcagctatggggcagctatggggcagctatggggcagctgtggggtaGCAATGGGgtagctatggggcagctatggggcagctatggggcagctgtggggcagcaatggggcaggtgtggggcagctatggggcagctgtggggcagctgtggggcaggtgtggggcaggtgtggggcaggtgtggggcagcaatggggcagctgtggggcagctgtggggcagctgtggggcaggtgtggggcagctgtggggcagctgtggggcagctgtggggcagctgtggggcaggtgtggggcagctgtggggcagctgtggggcagctatggggcagctgtggggcaggtgtggggcagctgtggggcagctgtggggcaggtgtggggcaggtgtggggcaggtgtggggcagctgtggggcagctgtggggcagctatggggcagctgtggggcagctgtggggcagcaatggggcaggtgtggggcagctgtggggcagcaatggggcaggtgtggggcagctgtggggcaggtgtggggcagctgtggggcaggtgtggggcagctatggggcagctgtggggcagctgtggggcaggtgtggggcagctatggggcagctatggggcagctgtggggcagctgtggggcagctgtggggcagcaatggggcagctgtggggcagctgtggggcagctgtggggcagctgtggggcaggtgtggggcagcaatggggcagcaatggggcagctgtggggcaggtgtggggcagctgtggggcagctgtggggcaggtgtggggcagctatggggcaggtgtggggcagctgtggggcagctatggggcaggtgtggggcagctatggggtagctatggggcagctatggggcaggtgtggggcaggtgtggggcagctgtggggcagctgtggggcagctatggggcaggtgtggggcaggtgtggggcagctatggggcaggtgtggggcagctatggggcagctgtggggcaggtgtggggcagctgtggggcagctgtggggcagctgtggggcagcaatggggcagctgtggggcaggtgtggggcagctgtggggcagcaatggggcagctgtggggcagctgtggggcagctgtggggcagcaatggggcaggtgtggggcagctgtggggcagctatggggcaggtgtggggcagcagtggggcagctgtggggcagctatggggcaggtgtggggcagctgtggggcagctatggggcagcaatggggcaggtgtggggcagctatggggcagcaatggggcagctgtggggcagctgtggggcagctgtggggcaggtgtggggcaggtgtggggcagctgtcgggcagctatggggcagcaatggggcaggtgtggggcagctatggggcagcaatggggcagctgtggggcagctatggggcaggtgtggggcagctgtggggcagcaatggggcagctatggggcagctatggggcaggcatGGGGGAGCCGTGGGGAGCACCAGGAACACACTTAGATCCATATAGAGCCCATTCAAAGCCATAGACACCATAAGAACCCCATTAGACCCACCCAGACTTCATCCAAACCCATATAggaccccccagccccccctgccccatagccaccccatagctctggtcccccccccccaagggtGAGATGATCGATCGCATTGAGTACAATGTGGAGCACTCAGTGGACTATGTGGAACGAGCCGTGTCCGACACCAAGAAAGCCGTCAAGTACCAGAGCAAGGCCCGAAGGGTGAGAGACtatggggccaatggggacaatggggtcaatggggccaatggggacaatggggccaatggggacaatggggtcaatggggccaatggggccaatggggacaatggggacaatggggccaatggggtcaatggggtcaatggggacaatggggacaatggggacaatggggacaatggggccaatggggacaatggggtcaatggggacaatggggtcaatggggccaatggggacaatggggtcaatggggccaatggggtcaatggggacaatggggacaatggggacaatggggacaatggggacaatggggtcaatggggccaatggggacaatggggccaatggggacaatggggccaatggggacaatggggacaatgggaacaatggggtcaatggggtcaatggggccaatggggtcaatggggacaatggggtcaatggggtcaatggggccaatggggccaatggggtcaatggggccaatggggccaatggggacaatggggtcaatggggccaatggggccaatggggacaatggggacaatggggacaatggggccaatggggacaatggggccaatggggccaatggggccaatggggacaatggggtcaatggggccaatggggacaatggggccaatggggtcaatggggccaatggggacaatggggacaatggggtcaatggggacaatggggacaatggggccaatggggacaatggggacaatggggacaatggggacaatggggacaatggggtcaatggggacaatggggacaatggggccaatggggccaatggggacaatggggccaatggggacaatggggacaatggggtcaatggggccaatggggtcaatggggtcaatggggccaatggggacaatggggacaatggggacaatggggacaatggggacaatggggccaatggggccaatggggacaatggggccaatggggacaatggggccaatggggacaatggggacaatgggggcaatgggtggccaatggggacaatggggacaatggggccaatggggccaatggggacaatggggacaatggggccaatggggacaatggggccaatggggccaatggggtcaatggggccaatggggacaatggggtcaatggggccaatggaggcaatggggccaatggggccaatggggccaatggggtggccaatggggccaatggggccaatgcggtggccaatggggccaatggggtcaatggggtcaatggggccaatggggccaatggggccaatggggccaatggggtggccaatggggccaatggggccaatgggctggccaatggggccaatggggtcaatggggtcaatggggccaatggggccaatggggccaatggggtgaccaatggggccaatggggccaatggggtggccaatggggccaatggggacaatggggccaatggggtggCCAACGGggccaatggggtcaatggggccaatggggttaatggggtggccaatggggccaatgggatggccaatggggccaatggggccaatggggtggccaatggggccaatggggtggccaatggggccaatggggtggCCAATGGGGCGTCCCCATAACGTTGTCCTTGTCTCCTGTTGAGCAGAAGAAGATCATGATCATCATctgctgtgtggtgctgggggtgGTCTTGGCCTCTTCCATTGGGGGCACCTTGGGGTTATAGGGCCGCCCCATAAgccccatccctctccatcctcctccatTCATGAGACTCAATGAAGAGACAGAGATCCCGGAGCCGACCAATCGCAGCGGTTCCTTGGGCTCCGCGCATCCAATCATGGCGTCCATTGGCTGTTTGGCTCCTCCCCTTCGCTCCTTGGCTCCGCCCCCTTGCCATGAGGCTCCATCCATGTGcttgggggggggatgggatgaagACGCACACTTGGGGGTCAGGAGGTGGCCTCAAggtggggggcaatgggggtgacCATAGGGAAGGGTCTTGGGTTGACCATAGGAAGGGTCTTGGGTTGGGTTGACCATAGGAAGGGTCTTGGGTTGACCATAGGAAGGGTCTTGGGTTGGGTTGACCATAGGAAGGGTCTTGGGTTGACCATAGGGAAGGGTCTTGGGTTGGGTTGACCATAGGAAGGGTCTTGGGTTGACCATAGGAAGGGTCTTGGGTTGACCATAGGAACGGTCTTGGGTTGACCATAGGAAGGGTCTTGGGTTGGGTTGACCATAGGAAGGGTCTTGGGTTGACCATAGGAAGGGTCTTGGGTTGGGTTGACCATAGGAAGGGTCTTGGGTTGGGTTGACCATAGGAAGGGTCTTGGGTTGACCATAGGAAGGGTCTTGGGTTGACCATAGGAAGGGTCTTGGGTTGACCATAGGAAGGGTCTTGGGTTGAGTTGACCATAGGAAGGGTCTTGGGTTGACCATAGGAAGGGTCTTGGGTTGGGTTGACCATAGGAAGGGTCTTGGGTTGAGTTGACCATAGGAAGGGTCTTGGGTTGACCATAGGAAGGGTCTTGGGTTGAGTTGACCATAGGAAGGGTCTTGGGTTGACCATAGGAAGGGTCTTGGGTTGACCATAGGAAGGGTCTTGGGTTGGGTTGACCATAGGAAGGGTCTTGGGTTGACCATAGGAAGGGTCTTGGGTTGGATTGACCATAGGGAAGGGTCTTGGGTTGACCATAGGGAAGAGCCATGGGGCAGGTTCATCCAATGGGGGTCCCAGATTGGGGTTGGGTTGACCCATCTCATGGTCAATGGTgacaccagcacccattgaCCCAGCACTTCACCAGCCCATTGCTTGCCTGGCAACCAGTTGGTGACCCATTGATCACCCCAacacccattgatcacccaacgacccattgatcacccaatgacccattgatcacccaacgacccattgatcacccaacgacccattgatcacccaatgacccattgatcacccaatgacccattgatcaccccaacacccattgatcacccaatgacccattgatcacccaaccacccattgatcacccaatgacccattgatcacccaatgacccattgatcacccaacgacccattgatcacccaatgacccattgatcacccaaccacccattgatcaccccaacacccattgatcacccaatgacccattgatcacccaatgacccattgatcacccaatgacccattgatcaccccaacacccattgatcaccccaacacccattgatcacccaATGACCCATTGATCACCCAATGACCCATTGATCACCCCACCACCCATTGCCCATGCCACCATGCAGTCAATGACCCAATGAACCCCTCGATGACCCAATGACATCATCAATCACCAATGACATCATCAATCACCCAATGACATCATCAATCACCAATGACATCATCGACGACCCAACAACCCCCTCGATGACCCAACCAATGACTCGATGACATCATCACTGACCCGACCAACCCAGTGACGTCATGAATGACCCGAGACCACCGCCAATGACCCAGTAACCCCCTCAATGACATCAATGACGTCATCAATGACCCAACCGAGCCCTCAATGACGTCATCATGACCCAACCACATCAATGACCCAACCGAGCCCTCAATGACGTCATCAACGACCCAACCGAGCCCTCAATGACGTCACCAACGACCCAACCGAGCCCTCAATGACGTCACCATGACCCAACCGAGCCCTCAATGACGTCACCATGACCCAACCGAGCCCTCAATGACGTCACCAACGACCCAACCGAGCCCTCAATGACGTCACCAACGACCCAACCGAGCCCTCAATGACGTCATCAATGACCCAACCGAGCCCTCAATGACGTCATCAACGACCCAACCGAGCCCTCAATGACGTCACCATGACCCAACCGAGCCCTCAATGACATCACCAACGACCCAACTGAGCCCTCAATGACGTCATCAATGACCCAACCGAGCCCTCAATGACGTCACCAACGACCCAACTGAGCCCTCAATGACGTCACCAACGACCCAACCGAGCCCTCAATGACGTCACCAACGACCCAACCGAGCCCTCAATGACGTCACCAACGACCCAACCGAGCCCTCAATGACGTCATCAATGACCCAACCGAGCCCTCAATGACGTCACCATGACCCAACCGAGCCCTCAATGACGTCATCAATGACCCAACCGAGCCCTCAATGACGTCACCAACGACCCAACCGAGCCCTCAATGACGTCATCATGACCCAACCGAGCCCTCAATGACGTCACCAACGACCCAACCGAGCCCTCAATGACGTCACCAACGCCTCCATAACCCCCTCAATGACCCAACCGAGCCCCCAGTGACCCCGTCGAGGACCCCTCCgtgtccccccctgccccataggtgCCCCACACGCTGCCCCCCCAACCCCGCTCTGTGCGTCCCTCGTGGTCTGTGATGTATTTGCTACAAAACCCATGTCACAAACGCAGCCGCCTCCgtctccttcctgctctgccccatagggggccccatagacaccccccgGCCCCATAGCgcgccccatagacaccccccgGCCCCATAGCgcgccccatagacaccccccgGCCCCATAGCgcgccccatagacaccccccgGCCCCATAGCgcgccccatagacaccccccgGCCCCATAGCgcgccccatagacaccccccgGCCCCATAGCGCGCCCCATAGGTCCCGAGGAGCCCAACTCCCATTGGACGAGGCTCGGTGTCGTTACAAATGTAATTGGTCGGGGTCAAAGCGAGGCCGAAGGGGGCGGAGCCAATGGGGTgtccccgcccccccccggtTATGGGTCCGGGAGGTCGTCGCTGAGGATCATGGGAGAGCCGAGCTGGAGGTCGCGCTGGAGGCTCTCGAGGGAGGCGGGGCTTAGGCGGTGAACCTCCAGCCAATCAGCGAGCAGCGAGGCCGAGAGCGGCGCCGAATCCCCTTGGCTGGGGGGGcaaagggggcggggcctcaGCGCCGAGGCCGCCACCCCATTGGTCGGGCAGGGAGGTGAGGTCAGCGCTCACCTCTCTTTGGGGTCTCCAACCATGTCCAGGGATTGGCTGAGGAACTCCTCCAGGTCGAAGCCcaccccataaccagccccactGCCCTTGGGGGTCACGGAGAAGACGGGGGGCAGGAGGTCCTCAacctgtggggcaggggggggggaCAGGCAAGGAGGGGGAGCCCACAGGGAGTGAGCAGATTCAATACAACCCAACCCAATTGAACCCAACTCAACCCAATTGAACCCAACTCAACCTAACCCAATTGAACCCAACTCAACCCAACCCAATTGAACCCAACTCAACCTAACCCAACCCAATTGAACCCAGCCCAACTCAACCCAATTGAACTCAACCCAACTCAACCCAATTGAACCCAACCCAACTTAACCCAACTGAACCCAATTAAACCCAACCCAACTCAACCCAATTGAACCCAATTCAACTCAACCCAATTGACCCCAATCCAACCAAGCCCAActcaacccaacccaacccaattGACCCCAATCCAACCGagcccaacccaacccaactcAACCCAATTGAAACCAACTCAACTGAACTCAACCCAAACCAATTGAACCCAGCCTAACCCAACTCAACTCAACCCAACTGAACCCAACCCAACACAATTGAACCCAACTCAACCTAACCCAACCCAATTGAACCCAATTCAACCCAACCCAACTGAACCCAACTCAACCCAACCCAATTGAACCCAGCCCAACTCAACCCAATTGAACTCAACCCAACTCAACCCAATTGAACCCAACCCAACTTAACCCAACTGAACCCAATTGAACCCAATTAAACCCAACCCAACTCAACCCAACTCAACTCAACCCACTTGAACCCAATTAAACCCAACCCAACTCAACCCGATTgaacccagcccaacccaagtCAACCCAACTCAACCCAACACAATTGAACCCAATTCAACTCAACCCAACTGAACCCAATTAAACCCAACTCAACCTAACCCAAACCAACTGAACCCAGCCAAACCCAACCCAAttaaacccaacccaacccaacctgACCCCCCCACCTGCGACTTGGACAGCTGCTGCGTCACAGTGGCCACATCCGCATcgtgccccacagcccccccgcTGCCTTCACCCCACACCTCACCCCAACCCTCTGTGGCCGCCCCACAAGT from Melopsittacus undulatus isolate bMelUnd1 chromosome 29 unlocalized genomic scaffold, bMelUnd1.mat.Z SUPER_29_unloc_1, whole genome shotgun sequence includes the following:
- the LOC117438158 gene encoding syntaxin-1B: MDEFFEQVEEIRGCIEKLSEDVEQVKKQHSAILAAPNPDEKTKQELEDLTADIKKTANKVRSKLKAIEQSIEQEEGLNRSSADLRIRKTQHSTLSRKFVEVMTEYNATQSKYRDRCKDRIQRQLEITGRTTTNEELEDMLESGKLAIFTDDIKMDSQMTKQALNEIETRHNEIIKLESSIRELHDMFVDMAMLVESQGEMIDRIEYNVEHSVDYVERAVSDTKKAVKYQSKARRKKIMIIICCVVLGVVLASSIGGTLGL